Proteins found in one Mytilus edulis chromosome 2, xbMytEdul2.2, whole genome shotgun sequence genomic segment:
- the LOC139510076 gene encoding vesicle-trafficking protein SEC22b-like, with protein MVLMTMIARVADALPLAASMQEDEQAGRSLMDYQAQAKQLFRKISTDPQPPGRCSLESGPYIFHYIIERGVCYLILCDKSFSKRLAFQYLDDLQTEFSLQYGGRVETVSRPYSFIEFDTYIQKARKSYMDSRARKNLNNINTELQDVHRIMVQNIDDVLQRGETLSALDMKASNLSSVSQKYKKDSAYLNLRSSYAKIAAIIIVVIVFLLFIKFWW; from the exons ATGGTTTTAATGACCATGATCGCACGAGTTGCAGATGCACTGCCCTTAGCTGCATCAATGCAAGAGGATGAACag GCAGGAAGAAGCTTAATGGACTACCAGGCACAAGCTAAACAACTTTTCCGTAAGATATCAACCGATCCACAGCCTCCAGGAAGATGTAGTTTAGAATCTGGACCATATATTTTTCA TTATATTATAGAACGAGGTGTATGTTATCTTATACTTTGTGATAAATCATTCTCAAAGAGACTTGCATTCCAATATTTGGATGATTTACAAACAGAATTCTCATTGCAATATGGTGGTAGAGTAGAAACAGTATCTAGACCATACAGTTTTATAGAATTTG ATACATACATCCAGAAAGCACGGAAATCTTACATGGATTCTAGAGCAAGAAAGAATCTGAATAATATAAATACAGAACTCCAAGATGTGCATAGGATAATGGTGCAAAATATTGATGATGTGTTACAGAGAGGAGAAACTCTATCAG CACTAGATATGAAAGCCAGTAATTTATCGTCAGTGTCTCAGAAGTACAAGAAAGACTCTGCATATTTGAACTTAAGGTCATCTTATGCCAAAATAGCAGCCATTATTATTGTTGtcattgtatttttattatttattaaattttggtggtaa